The Pontibacter pudoricolor genome contains a region encoding:
- a CDS encoding acyl-[acyl-carrier-protein] thioesterase: protein MKAYPGKSSFIVRSSEIDYHGNATIPALVSYMQEAAWENTRDLRISMYDLLERGLTWVLQRMRVEMFRYPKHGETIVVETWASGRERVFLHRDFRIYSLDNELLGQATSVWLVMDVVKRQLVSVPDFITGIEVEPNQEPLPFAKGKLPQLQETQYTQQMPVRWHDIDLNRHVTNTRYLQWILDTLPTEILEKQLREVDIIYKAESILGDTVVSEAGKGETETILLHKLTSMETGKELVQARTEWSS, encoded by the coding sequence ATGAAAGCATACCCCGGCAAAAGCAGTTTTATAGTTCGCTCCAGCGAGATAGATTACCATGGCAACGCTACTATACCGGCACTGGTAAGTTACATGCAGGAAGCCGCCTGGGAAAATACCCGAGACTTAAGAATCTCGATGTATGATCTGCTGGAACGTGGCCTGACGTGGGTCTTGCAACGCATGCGCGTGGAAATGTTCCGTTATCCTAAGCATGGCGAAACTATAGTTGTGGAAACCTGGGCCTCAGGTCGTGAGCGTGTTTTCCTGCACCGCGATTTCAGAATCTATAGTTTGGATAATGAGCTGCTGGGGCAGGCGACCAGTGTGTGGCTGGTAATGGATGTGGTAAAACGCCAGCTGGTGTCTGTGCCCGATTTTATAACGGGAATAGAAGTTGAGCCTAACCAGGAGCCACTGCCTTTTGCCAAAGGCAAACTACCGCAACTACAGGAAACGCAGTACACGCAGCAAATGCCCGTGCGCTGGCACGACATCGACCTGAACCGCCACGTTACCAACACCCGCTACCTGCAATGGATACTGGATACGCTGCCAACCGAAATTCTGGAAAAACAACTGCGCGAAGTAGACATCATTTACAAAGCGGAAAGTATATTGGGCGATACAGTTGTATCAGAAGCTGGCAAAGGTGAAACAGAAACTATACTTTTGCATAAACTTACGAGCATGGAGACAGGCAAAGAACTGGTGCAAGCGAGGACAGAATGGAGTAGTTAG
- a CDS encoding GNAT family N-acetyltransferase has translation MIDIRKGTIDDLPQVLQLIQELAEYEKAPNEVTNTLEDMQRDGFGERPIFEFFVAEDQEAIVGIALYYTAYSTWKGRTIYLEDLVVTERLRRGGIGKKLFDVVAEEAKRLGAKRFRWQVLEWNEPAIAFYKKIGADLDGEWMNCTMTEQQIQDYKA, from the coding sequence ATGATAGACATTAGAAAAGGTACGATAGATGATTTGCCTCAGGTTCTGCAGCTAATACAGGAGCTGGCAGAATACGAGAAAGCGCCCAACGAAGTAACAAACACGCTGGAAGATATGCAGCGCGATGGTTTCGGTGAGCGCCCGATTTTTGAGTTTTTTGTAGCAGAAGACCAGGAAGCTATAGTTGGCATAGCGCTATATTATACTGCCTACTCAACCTGGAAAGGCAGAACTATTTACCTGGAAGACTTAGTAGTTACAGAACGCCTGCGCCGTGGCGGTATCGGTAAAAAGCTGTTTGATGTTGTTGCCGAGGAAGCGAAGCGTTTAGGAGCAAAACGTTTCAGATGGCAGGTGCTGGAGTGGAACGAGCCGGCGATTGCTTTCTATAAAAAGATTGGTGCTGACCTGGATGGCGAGTGGATGAACTGTACCATGACCGAGCAGCAGATACAGGACTACAAAGCCTGA
- a CDS encoding DUF4286 family protein encodes MILYNVTVSIDNTVADEWLQWMKEVHIPEVMGTGYFMANQICRVMEDEDTGGTTYAVQYTCRSLEDLQKYQRDHSPALQQKVNERYAGRYASFRTMLEIVGVNVERKD; translated from the coding sequence ATGATCTTATACAACGTAACAGTAAGCATAGATAATACCGTGGCCGATGAGTGGCTGCAGTGGATGAAAGAAGTACATATTCCGGAAGTGATGGGCACTGGCTATTTTATGGCAAACCAGATCTGCCGGGTTATGGAGGATGAAGATACAGGTGGAACTACCTACGCGGTGCAATATACCTGCCGCAGCCTAGAAGACCTGCAGAAATACCAGCGCGACCACTCTCCGGCCTTACAGCAAAAAGTTAACGAGCGTTATGCCGGCCGATACGCTTCCTTCAGGACGATGCTGGAAATAGTTGGCGTAAACGTAGAGCGTAAAGACTAA